Proteins found in one Takifugu rubripes chromosome 15, fTakRub1.2, whole genome shotgun sequence genomic segment:
- the cxxc5a gene encoding CXXC-type zinc finger protein 5 isoform X1, whose amino-acid sequence MSSGLSEGVRTEDQERSKRKEGSPVVERRNRSGIISAPLSRSLKNSRTLSQYTAVSAANANGHTNNAEAKSHSAKQQPPPQPQPAVSAALAATKLDRTLEQVLEGQNGLLHFAQAAALLKRAGMEHMLLPGGMGVGVGGGDAGSGAGDLEGTSVTDAVGGPVDFPYGVGGGFPFNPGLFIMTPAGVFLADSALHMAGLAEYPAQSELASAINSGKKKRKRCGMCPPCRRRINCEQCSSCRNRKTGHQICKFRKCEELKKKPSAALEKVMLPTGAAFRWFQ is encoded by the exons ATGTCTAGTGGGCTGTCGGAGGGGGTCCGGACAGAAGACCAGGAGCGGAGTAAGCGCAAAGAGGGCTCTCCTGTGGTTGAGCGGCGGAACCGCAGCGGCATCATCAGCGCGCCACTCAGCCGGAGCCTGAAGAACTCCCGCACCCTCTCCCAGTACACGGCCGTCTCCGCCGCCAACGCCAATGGACACACGAACAACGCCGAGGCTAAAAGCCACTCGGCCAAACAGCAGCCGCCCCCGCAGCCGCAGCCCGCCGTCTCGGCGGCGCTGGCGGCGACCAAGTTGGACCGAACCCTAGAACAGGTTCTAGAGGGACAGAACGGCCTGCTGCACTTCGCTCAGGCGGCGGCGTTATTAAAGCGGGCCGGCATGGAGCACATGCTCCTGCCCGGGGGCATGGGAGTCGGGGTCGGCGGCGGCGACGCCGGTTCGGGGGCCGGCGACTTGGAAGGTACGTCTGTCACGGACGCCGTAGGTGGTCCGGTTGACTTCCCATACGGAGTAGGTGGTGGTTTTCCCTTCAACCCGGGGCTTTTCATCATGACGCCCGCCGGAGTGTTTCTGGCGGACAGCGCGCTGCACATGGCCGGCCTGGCCGAGTACCCGGCGCAGAGCGAGCTGGCCTCCGCCATCAACTCCGGCAAGAAGAAGCGGAAGCGCTGCGGCATGTGCCCGCCGTGCCGACGGAGAATTAACTGCGAGCAGTGCAGCAGCTGCCGGAACCGCAAAACGGGCCACCAGATCTGCAAATTCCGCAAATGTGAGGAACTGAAGAAGAAGCCCTCCGCCGCTCTGGAG AAGGTGATGCTTCCTACAGGAGCGGCGTTCCGGTGGTTCCAGTag
- the cxxc5a gene encoding CXXC-type zinc finger protein 5 isoform X2, protein MSSGLSEGVRTEDQERSKRKEGSPVVERRNRSGIISAPLSRSLKNSRTLSQYTAVSAANANGHTNNAEAKSHSAKQQPPPQPQPAVSAALAATKLDRTLEQVLEGQNGLLHFAQAAALLKRAGMEHMLLPGGMGVGVGGGDAGSGAGDLEGTSVTDAVGGPVDFPYGVGGGFPFNPGLFIMTPAGVFLADSALHMAGLAEYPAQSELASAINSGKKKRKRCGMCPPCRRRINCEQCSSCRNRKTGHQICKFRKCEELKKKPSAALEVMLPTGAAFRWFQ, encoded by the exons ATGTCTAGTGGGCTGTCGGAGGGGGTCCGGACAGAAGACCAGGAGCGGAGTAAGCGCAAAGAGGGCTCTCCTGTGGTTGAGCGGCGGAACCGCAGCGGCATCATCAGCGCGCCACTCAGCCGGAGCCTGAAGAACTCCCGCACCCTCTCCCAGTACACGGCCGTCTCCGCCGCCAACGCCAATGGACACACGAACAACGCCGAGGCTAAAAGCCACTCGGCCAAACAGCAGCCGCCCCCGCAGCCGCAGCCCGCCGTCTCGGCGGCGCTGGCGGCGACCAAGTTGGACCGAACCCTAGAACAGGTTCTAGAGGGACAGAACGGCCTGCTGCACTTCGCTCAGGCGGCGGCGTTATTAAAGCGGGCCGGCATGGAGCACATGCTCCTGCCCGGGGGCATGGGAGTCGGGGTCGGCGGCGGCGACGCCGGTTCGGGGGCCGGCGACTTGGAAGGTACGTCTGTCACGGACGCCGTAGGTGGTCCGGTTGACTTCCCATACGGAGTAGGTGGTGGTTTTCCCTTCAACCCGGGGCTTTTCATCATGACGCCCGCCGGAGTGTTTCTGGCGGACAGCGCGCTGCACATGGCCGGCCTGGCCGAGTACCCGGCGCAGAGCGAGCTGGCCTCCGCCATCAACTCCGGCAAGAAGAAGCGGAAGCGCTGCGGCATGTGCCCGCCGTGCCGACGGAGAATTAACTGCGAGCAGTGCAGCAGCTGCCGGAACCGCAAAACGGGCCACCAGATCTGCAAATTCCGCAAATGTGAGGAACTGAAGAAGAAGCCCTCCGCCGCTCTGGAG GTGATGCTTCCTACAGGAGCGGCGTTCCGGTGGTTCCAGTag
- the LOC115252797 gene encoding uncharacterized protein isoform X1, protein MLQQILQDMYIDPDVLDALNEDQKKTLFLKMRQEQVRRWREREEKLEGEGGDGEHKRTKPKKANSKTVSWLLGRDGDVAVVVIGDVDELTSKFICSGLGEKKAPNLPHSTKSQTILKSRKCSEPAANEKEPPPNAPKGISLHLKQGGGEEAGAVRPLPVSVSDRPAAPAPAPAPAAEESESTGATETKSVPPSSVCSKPPVRATPVTVRPASAAVAPGSVNSRPGFSSRMLASTPAPASSNSALKQGSGTTADARSGPGAQEPQKPQEAAVTRTGRGVAGAEAPWKAASQDAGPAGGAPACAGRGRVAQLMKTFNAESGAAQAPTRVPKPPLPSKPSHLRITATPTVR, encoded by the exons ATGCTGCAGCAGATCTTGCAGGACATGTACATCGACCCCGACGTGCTGGACGCTCTCAACGAGGACCAGAAGAAGACCCTCTTCCTGAAGATGCGGCAGGAGCAGGTCCGGCGCTGGAGAGAGCgcgaggagaagctggagggggAAGGAGGCGACGGCGAGCACAAGAGGACCAAGCCAAAGAAAG ccaacAGTAAGACGGTGAGCTGGCTGCTGGGCAGAGACGGCGACGTGGCCGTGGTCGTGATCGGGGACGTGGACGAGCTGACCTCCAAGTTCATCTGCTCCGGACTCGGGGAGAAGAAGGCGCCGAACCTCCCGCACAGCACGAA GAGTCAAACGATCCTGAAGAGCAGAAAATGCTCCGAACCCGCTGCCAACGAGAAAGAGCCCCCCCCAAACGCTCCGAAGGGAATTTCACTGCATTTAAAG CAGGGCGGAGGCGAGGAGGCGGGCGCCGTGCGCCCCCTGCCG GTGTCAGTGAGTGATCGTCCAGcagctccggctccggctccggctccagcagcagaggag tcGGAGTCAACCGGCGCCACGGAGACAAAGTCCGTCCCGCCTTCCTCCGTCTGCTCCAAGCCCCCCGTCAGAGCGACCCCCGTCACGGTGAGGCCGGCGTCGGCCGCTGTGGCCCCGGGCTCCGTCAACAGCAGGCCCGGCTTCTCCAGCCGGATGCTGGCCAGCACGCCGGCGCCGGCCTCTTCCAACAGCGCGCTCAAACAGGGCTCTGGAACGACGGCGGACGCCAGATCCGGCCCGGGCGCGCAGGAGCCCCAGAAGCCCCAAGAGGCCGCAGTGACCAGGACTGGGAGAG GTGTCGCCGGAGCAGAAGCCCCCTGGAAGGCGGCCTCGCAGGACGCCGGGCCCGCGGGGGGCGCGCCGGCCTGCGCGGGGCGCGGCCGCGTGGCTCAGCTCATGAAGACCTTCAACGCCGAAAGCGGCGCCGCCCAGGCCCCGACCCGAGTCCccaagccccccctcccctccaaaCCCAGCCACTTGCGGATCACGGCCACGCCCACCGTTAGGTAA
- the LOC115252797 gene encoding uncharacterized protein isoform X2 — MLQQILQDMYIDPDVLDALNEDQKKTLFLKMRQEQVRRWREREEKLEGEGGDGEHKRTKPKKANSKTVSWLLGRDGDVAVVVIGDVDELTSKFICSGLGEKKAPNLPHSTKSQTILKSRKCSEPAANEKEPPPNAPKGISLHLKGGGEEAGAVRPLPVSVSDRPAAPAPAPAPAAEESESTGATETKSVPPSSVCSKPPVRATPVTVRPASAAVAPGSVNSRPGFSSRMLASTPAPASSNSALKQGSGTTADARSGPGAQEPQKPQEAAVTRTGRGVAGAEAPWKAASQDAGPAGGAPACAGRGRVAQLMKTFNAESGAAQAPTRVPKPPLPSKPSHLRITATPTVR, encoded by the exons ATGCTGCAGCAGATCTTGCAGGACATGTACATCGACCCCGACGTGCTGGACGCTCTCAACGAGGACCAGAAGAAGACCCTCTTCCTGAAGATGCGGCAGGAGCAGGTCCGGCGCTGGAGAGAGCgcgaggagaagctggagggggAAGGAGGCGACGGCGAGCACAAGAGGACCAAGCCAAAGAAAG ccaacAGTAAGACGGTGAGCTGGCTGCTGGGCAGAGACGGCGACGTGGCCGTGGTCGTGATCGGGGACGTGGACGAGCTGACCTCCAAGTTCATCTGCTCCGGACTCGGGGAGAAGAAGGCGCCGAACCTCCCGCACAGCACGAA GAGTCAAACGATCCTGAAGAGCAGAAAATGCTCCGAACCCGCTGCCAACGAGAAAGAGCCCCCCCCAAACGCTCCGAAGGGAATTTCACTGCATTTAAAG GGCGGAGGCGAGGAGGCGGGCGCCGTGCGCCCCCTGCCG GTGTCAGTGAGTGATCGTCCAGcagctccggctccggctccggctccagcagcagaggag tcGGAGTCAACCGGCGCCACGGAGACAAAGTCCGTCCCGCCTTCCTCCGTCTGCTCCAAGCCCCCCGTCAGAGCGACCCCCGTCACGGTGAGGCCGGCGTCGGCCGCTGTGGCCCCGGGCTCCGTCAACAGCAGGCCCGGCTTCTCCAGCCGGATGCTGGCCAGCACGCCGGCGCCGGCCTCTTCCAACAGCGCGCTCAAACAGGGCTCTGGAACGACGGCGGACGCCAGATCCGGCCCGGGCGCGCAGGAGCCCCAGAAGCCCCAAGAGGCCGCAGTGACCAGGACTGGGAGAG GTGTCGCCGGAGCAGAAGCCCCCTGGAAGGCGGCCTCGCAGGACGCCGGGCCCGCGGGGGGCGCGCCGGCCTGCGCGGGGCGCGGCCGCGTGGCTCAGCTCATGAAGACCTTCAACGCCGAAAGCGGCGCCGCCCAGGCCCCGACCCGAGTCCccaagccccccctcccctccaaaCCCAGCCACTTGCGGATCACGGCCACGCCCACCGTTAGGTAA
- the puraa gene encoding purine-rich element binding protein Aa, whose translation MADRDSGSEQGGAAMGPGFGSIHLATGGAGSASGLQHETQELASKRVDIQNKRFYLDVKQNPKGRFLKIAEVGAGGNKSRLTLSMSVAVEFRDYLGDFIEHYAQLGPTHPGLVQDEPRRALKSEFLVRENRKYYMDLKENQRGRFLRIRQTVNRGPGLGSTQGQTIALPAQGLIEFRDALAKLIDDYGVEDEPAELPEGSSLTVDNKRFFFDVGSNKYGVFMRVSEVKPTYRNSITVPYKVWSKFGNTFSKYAEEMKKIQEKQREKRACELQQQQEEMQADDGDED comes from the coding sequence ATGGCGGACCGAGACAGTGGAAGTGAGCAGGGAGGAGCAGCCATGGGCCCAGGCTTCGGTTCCATCCACTTGGCGACAGGAGGGGCGGGCTCGGCTTCCGGGCTCCAACACGAGACCCAGGAGCTGGCGTCCAAACGGGTTGACATCCAAAACAAACGCTTCTATCTGGACGTAAAGCAGAACCCAAAAGGCCGCTTCTTAAAGATAGCAGAAGTCGGGGCCGGTGGAAACAAGAGCCGCCTCACGCTGTCCATGTCCGTGGCCGTCGAGTTCCGCGACTACTTGGGAGACTTCATCGAACATTACGCCCAGCTGGGTCCGACGCATCCGGGACTGGTACAGGACGAGCCCCGGCGGGCGCTCAAGAGCGAGTTCTTGGTGCGCGAGAATCGGAAATACTATATGGATCTGAAAGAGAACCAGAGGGGACGTTTTCTCAGGATCCGACAGACCGTTAACCGGGGGCCCGGTTTGGGCTCCACGCAAGGCCAGACGATCGCTCTGCCAGCCCAGGGACTTATCGAGTTTCGTGACGCTTTGGCTAAACTTATTGACGATTACGGCGTCGAGGACGAGCCCGCGGAGCTGCCGGAGGGGTCCTCATTGACTGTGGACAACAAGCGCTTCTTCTTCGACGTGGGCTCCAACAAATACGGCGTGTTCATGCGGGTCAGCGAGGTGAAGCCCACCTACCGCAACTCCATCACGGTGCCCTACAAGGTCTGGTCCAAATTCGGGAACACCTTCAGCAAATACGCcgaggagatgaagaagatcCAGGAGAAGCAGCGGGAGAAGAGGGCATgcgagctgcagcagcagcaggaggagatgcAGGCGGACGATGGGGACGAGGATTGA